The following are encoded in a window of uncultured Pseudomonas sp. genomic DNA:
- a CDS encoding flagellar basal body P-ring protein FlgI encodes MTLSKYLIAAAALLLASLAQAERLKDLASIQGVRSNQLIGYGLVVGLNGSGDQTTQTPFTVQTFNNMMAQFGIKVPAGGNVQLKNVAAVSIHADLPAFAKPGQTIDITVSSIGNAKSLRGGSLLMTPLKGIDGNVYAIAQGNLVVGGFDAEGGDGSRITVNVPSAGRIPGGAMVERPVPSGFDQGNTLTLNLNRPDFTTAKNIVDHINELLGPGVAQAVDGGSIRVSAPLDPGQRVDYLSILENLEVEIGQAVAKVIINSRTGTIVIGQNVRVQPAAVTHGSLTVTITEDPIVSQPEALSGGQTAVVPRSRVNADQEAKPMFKFGPGTTLDEIVRAVNQVGASPSDLMAILEALKQAGALQADLIVI; translated from the coding sequence ATGACGCTTAGCAAATACCTCATCGCTGCCGCCGCACTGTTGCTGGCCTCACTGGCTCAGGCCGAACGGCTTAAAGACCTGGCCAGCATTCAAGGTGTGCGCAGTAACCAGTTGATCGGCTATGGCCTGGTTGTCGGGCTGAATGGCAGTGGTGACCAAACCACGCAGACGCCTTTCACCGTGCAGACCTTTAACAACATGATGGCGCAGTTCGGCATCAAGGTGCCGGCCGGTGGCAACGTGCAGCTGAAGAACGTCGCGGCGGTGTCGATTCATGCCGACCTGCCGGCGTTCGCCAAGCCCGGACAGACCATCGATATCACCGTGTCCTCCATCGGTAACGCCAAGAGCCTGCGCGGTGGCAGCCTGCTGATGACCCCGCTTAAAGGTATCGACGGTAACGTCTACGCCATCGCCCAGGGCAACTTGGTGGTTGGTGGTTTTGACGCCGAAGGTGGCGACGGCTCGCGCATTACTGTCAACGTGCCGTCGGCCGGCCGTATTCCCGGCGGTGCAATGGTCGAGCGGCCGGTGCCGAGTGGTTTTGATCAGGGCAATACCCTGACTCTTAACCTCAATCGTCCGGACTTCACCACCGCGAAAAATATCGTCGATCACATCAACGAGCTGCTCGGCCCAGGTGTCGCCCAGGCTGTGGATGGCGGCTCGATTCGTGTCAGTGCGCCGCTCGATCCAGGTCAGCGCGTCGACTACCTGTCGATTCTGGAAAACCTCGAAGTCGAGATCGGCCAGGCGGTGGCCAAGGTCATCATCAACTCGCGCACCGGCACCATCGTGATTGGCCAGAACGTCCGCGTACAGCCAGCTGCCGTGACCCACGGCAGCCTCACCGTGACCATTACCGAAGACCCGATTGTCAGCCAGCCGGAAGCCTTGTCCGGCGGCCAGACTGCTGTGGTGCCGCGTTCGCGAGTGAATGCCGACCAAGAAGCCAAGCCCATGTTCAAGTTCGGTCCGGGCACCACGCTGGATGAAATCGTCCGCGCAGTGAATCAGGTGGGCGCTTCACCTTCCGACCTTATGGCCATC